The following are encoded in a window of Strigops habroptila isolate Jane chromosome 9, bStrHab1.2.pri, whole genome shotgun sequence genomic DNA:
- the RNF111 gene encoding E3 ubiquitin-protein ligase Arkadia isoform X5, which yields MALQRPFFKLSMSKWTPECNILYTLKADMKSEVPSDAPKRQESLKGILLNPEPTGAAKSFPAEVEMIASKVGNEFSHLCGDSQKQKDMNGNRTDQDKNVVVRKKRKSQQAGPSYTQNCPNKENQEIIGLRQHLETQSEDNDSSFSDCISSPSSSLHFGDSDTVTSDEEKDAPVRHPQAVLNATSRTHSARSQKWPRTEADSVPGLLMKRPCFHSSSLRRLPYRKRFVKTSSSQRTQNQKERILMQRKKREVLARRKYALLPSSSSSSENDITSDSSSSSSTEGEEDLFVSPGENHQNSTAVPSGSIDEDVVVIEASSTPQVTANEEINVTSTDSEVEIVTVGESYRSRSTLGHARSHWGQNSGSHAARPQEQRNRSRISTVIQPLRQNAAEVVDLTVDEDEPTVVPTTPARVEPQVTSSSTSNSSSRSTSEQTSDSSQQTSDSSPDVSNIQPSATPETTASLPSGGTAGSSPGDDIRRTASNTTLETGPPAMPRLPSCCPQHSPCGGPSQTHHALGHPHTSCFQQHGHHFQHHHHHHHNPHPAVPLSPSFSDSSCPVERPPPVPAPCGASSSSGTSYHDQQALPVDLSSSAIRSHGSGAFHGTSAFDPCCPGSSSRTAIYGHQASAGPSQSITIDGYGSSMVAQPQPQPPPQASLSSCRHYMHSPYASLTRPLHHQASACPHSHGNPPPQPQPPPQVDYVIPHPVHPFHPSISSHASSHPVPPPPPTHPLASAAAPIPQHLPATHQPISHHIPATAPPPQRLHPHEVIQRMEVQRRRMMQHPTRAHERPPPHPHRMHPNYGHGHHIHVPQTMSSHPRQAPERSAWELGIEAGVTAATYPPGPLHPHLAHYHAPPRLHHLQIGALPLMVPDMAGYPHIRYISSGLDGTSFRGPFRGNFEELIHLEERLGNVNRGATQGTIERCTYPHKYKKVTTDWFSQRKLHCKQDGEEGTEEDTEEKCTICLSILEEGEDVRRLPCMHLFHQVCVDQWLITNKKCPICRVDIEAQLPSES from the exons gcCTTTCTTTAAACTTTCCATGTCTAAATGGACTCCTGAATGTAATATACTCTATACTCTAAAAGCGGATATGAAGAGTGAAGTTCCTTCTGATGCACCAAAGAGACAGGAGAGTCTGAAGGGGATCCTCTTGAACCCTGAGCCTACTGGGGCAGCCAAAAGCTTCCCTGCGGAAGTTGAGATGATTGCCAGTAAAGTAGGGAATGAGTTCTCTCACTTATGTGGTGATTCTCAAAAGCAAAAGGACATGAATGGCAACCGTACAGACCAAGACAAAAATGTTGTGGTGCGAAAAAAACGCAAGAGCCAGCAGGCTGGTCCTTCGTATACTCAAAATTGTCCTAAcaaggaaaaccaagaaatcATAGGATTAAGACAGCATCTAGAAACACAGAGTGAAGACAATGATTCTTCTTTTAGTGACTGTATCTCTTCACCTTCATCTAGCCTACATTTTGGAGACTCTGACACAGTAACatctgatgaagaaaaagatgctcCTGTAAGACACCCTCAGGCAGTGTTGAATGCTACGAGTAGAACTCACAGTGCAAGGTCACAAAAATGGCCTCGGACTGAGGCAGACTCTGTACCTGGGCTATTAATGAAAAGGCCCTGTTTTCACAGCAGTTCTTTAAGAAGACTTCCATATAGGAAGAGATTTGTGAAAACAAGCTCATCGCAGAGGACACAGAACCAAAAAGAACGAATTttaatgcagaggaaaaagcGGGAAGTGTTAGCTCGGAGGAAGTATGCATTACTGCCCAGTTCTAGCAGTTCCAGTGAGAATGATATTACTAGTGATTCTTCTTCCAGTTCATCTACCGAAGGGGAGGAAGACTTATTTGTGTCGCCTGGTGAAAACCACCAGAACAGTACAGCTGTTCCTTCAG GAAGTATTGATGAAGATGTTGTGGTGATTGAAGCATCCTCCACTCCCCAGGTTACTgctaatgaagaaataaatgttacCTCAACTGATAGTGAAGTGGAGATTGTCACAGTTGGTGAAAGCTACAG GTCTCGTTCAACACTTGGACATGCAAGATCACACTGGGGCCAAAACTCTGGTTCTCATGCTGCACGACCTCAAGAACAGCGGAACCGCAGTAGGATCTCCACAGTCATACAGCCGCTGAGACAGAATGCAGCAGAAGTAGTGGACCTTACAGTAGATGAAGATG AGCCGACAGTTGTGCCAACCACACCAGCTAGAGTGGAGCCGCAGGTCACGAGTTCTTCTACCAGTAACAGTTCTAGTAGGTCTACCTCAGAGCAGACCTCTGATTCATCTCAGCAGACCTCTGATTCATCTCCAGACGTCTCCAACATCCAGCCCTCTGCAACACCAGAGACAACTGCTAGTCTTCCCAGTGGCGGCACTGCTGGCAGTTCACCTGGAG ATGATATCAGAAGAACTGCATCTAATACGACACTGGAAACTGGCCCTCCAGCCATGCCAAGGTTACCATCGTGCTGCCCTCAGCATTCTCCTTGCGGAGGACCTTCACAGACTCATCATGCATTGGGGCACCCACATACaagctgctttcagcagcatgGCCACCACTTTCaacatcaccaccaccaccaccacaacccTCATCCAGCTGTTCCACTATCTCCTTCATTCAGTGACTCCAGCTGCCCTGTTGAAAGGCCACCTCCAGTGCCTGCACCTTGTGGAGCGAGCAGCAGTTCTGGCACCAGTTACCATGACCAG CAGGCATTGCCAGTAGACTTAAGCAGCAGCGCTATAAGAAGTCATGGTAGTGGTGCTTTTCATGGAACATCTGCTTTTGACCCCTGCTGTCCTGGTTCTTCATCTCGAACTGCAATTTATGGGCACCAGGCTAGTGCTGGTCCAAGCCAATCAATAACAATAGATGGATATGGATCAAGTATGGTTGCGCAGCCACagcctcagcctcctcctcagGCATCGCTCTCTTCCTGTCGGCATTATATGCATTCTCCTT ATGCTTCTTTGACCAGACCTCTTCACCATCAAGCTTCTGCATGTCCTCACTCTCATGGAAATCCTCCACCACAGCCACAACCTCCACCTCAAGTAGATTATGTTATCCCTCATCCAGTGCATCCTTTCCATCCTTCAATCTCCTCTCATGCATCTTCTCATCCTGTTCCACCTCCACCACCAACTCATCCTTTAGCCAGTGCAGCTGCTCCAATACCACAGCATCTTCCTGCAACACACCAGCCTATATCCCATCACATCCCTGCAACAGCACCTCCACCACAGAGGCTACATCCTCATGAGGTGATCCAGAGGATGGAGGTCCAGAGAAGAAGAATGATGCAACACCCAAC ACGTGCTCATGAGCGGCCTCCTCCACATCCTCACAGAATGCATCCCAATTATGGTCATGGGCATCACATTCATGTGCCTCAGACAATGTCTTCCCATCCTCGGCAAGCTCCAGAGAGATCTGCCTG GGAACTGGGAATTGAAGCTGGTGTGACTGCAGCTACTTACCCTCCAGGGCCCTTGCATCCTCACTTGGCCCACTACCATGCACCTCCTCGGCTTCATCACTTGCAGATAGGGGCGCTTCCTCTAATG GTACCAGACATGGCGGGCTACCCTCACATCCGTTACATTTCATCGGGATTGGATGGAACATCATTCAGAGGCCCTTTCAGGGGCAATTTTGAG GAGCTGATTCATTTGGAGGAACGATTAGGCAATGTTAATCGTGGAGCAACACAGGGAACTATAGAAAGATGCACATATCCACATAAATACAAAAAG GTAACAACTGATTGGTTCTCACAGAGGAAACTGCACTGCAAACaagatggggaggaaggaaCAGAAGAAGACACTGAGGAAAAGTGTACCATTTGTTTGTCTATATTGGAGGAAGGTGAAGATGTCAG GCGCCTGCCATGTATGCACCTTTTCCACCAAGTATGTGTGGATCAGTGGTTGATTACTAACAAGAAGTGCCCCATTTGCAGAGTGGACATTGAGGCTCAACTGCCTAGTGAAAGTTGA
- the RNF111 gene encoding E3 ubiquitin-protein ligase Arkadia isoform X7 — MSKWTPECNILYTLKADMKSEVPSDAPKRQESLKGILLNPEPTGAAKSFPAEVEMIASKVGNEFSHLCGDSQKQKDMNGNRTDQDKNVVVRKKRKSQQAGPSYTQNCPNKENQEIIGLRQHLETQSEDNDSSFSDCISSPSSSLHFGDSDTVTSDEEKDAPVRHPQAVLNATSRTHSARSQKWPRTEADSVPGLLMKRPCFHSSSLRRLPYRKRFVKTSSSQRTQNQKERILMQRKKREVLARRKYALLPSSSSSSENDITSDSSSSSSTEGEEDLFVSPGENHQNSTAVPSGSIDEDVVVIEASSTPQVTANEEINVTSTDSEVEIVTVGESYRSRSTLGHARSHWGQNSGSHAARPQEQRNRSRISTVIQPLRQNAAEVVDLTVDEDEPTVVPTTPARVEPQVTSSSTSNSSSRSTSEQTSDSSQQTSDSSPDVSNIQPSATPETTASLPSGGTAGSSPGDDIRRTASNTTLETGPPAMPRLPSCCPQHSPCGGPSQTHHALGHPHTSCFQQHGHHFQHHHHHHHNPHPAVPLSPSFSDSSCPVERPPPVPAPCGASSSSGTSYHDQQALPVDLSSSAIRSHGSGAFHGTSAFDPCCPGSSSRTAIYGHQASAGPSQSITIDGYGSSMVAQPQPQPPPQASLSSCRHYMHSPYASLTRPLHHQASACPHSHGNPPPQPQPPPQVDYVIPHPVHPFHPSISSHASSHPVPPPPPTHPLASAAAPIPQHLPATHQPISHHIPATAPPPQRLHPHEVIQRMEVQRRRMMQHPTRAHERPPPHPHRMHPNYGHGHHIHVPQTMSSHPRQAPERSAWELGIEAGVTAATYPPGPLHPHLAHYHAPPRLHHLQIGALPLMVPDMAGYPHIRYISSGLDGTSFRGPFRGNFEELIHLEERLGNVNRGATQGTIERCTYPHKYKKRKLHCKQDGEEGTEEDTEEKCTICLSILEEGEDVRRLPCMHLFHQVCVDQWLITNKKCPICRVDIEAQLPSES, encoded by the exons ATGTCTAAATGGACTCCTGAATGTAATATACTCTATACTCTAAAAGCGGATATGAAGAGTGAAGTTCCTTCTGATGCACCAAAGAGACAGGAGAGTCTGAAGGGGATCCTCTTGAACCCTGAGCCTACTGGGGCAGCCAAAAGCTTCCCTGCGGAAGTTGAGATGATTGCCAGTAAAGTAGGGAATGAGTTCTCTCACTTATGTGGTGATTCTCAAAAGCAAAAGGACATGAATGGCAACCGTACAGACCAAGACAAAAATGTTGTGGTGCGAAAAAAACGCAAGAGCCAGCAGGCTGGTCCTTCGTATACTCAAAATTGTCCTAAcaaggaaaaccaagaaatcATAGGATTAAGACAGCATCTAGAAACACAGAGTGAAGACAATGATTCTTCTTTTAGTGACTGTATCTCTTCACCTTCATCTAGCCTACATTTTGGAGACTCTGACACAGTAACatctgatgaagaaaaagatgctcCTGTAAGACACCCTCAGGCAGTGTTGAATGCTACGAGTAGAACTCACAGTGCAAGGTCACAAAAATGGCCTCGGACTGAGGCAGACTCTGTACCTGGGCTATTAATGAAAAGGCCCTGTTTTCACAGCAGTTCTTTAAGAAGACTTCCATATAGGAAGAGATTTGTGAAAACAAGCTCATCGCAGAGGACACAGAACCAAAAAGAACGAATTttaatgcagaggaaaaagcGGGAAGTGTTAGCTCGGAGGAAGTATGCATTACTGCCCAGTTCTAGCAGTTCCAGTGAGAATGATATTACTAGTGATTCTTCTTCCAGTTCATCTACCGAAGGGGAGGAAGACTTATTTGTGTCGCCTGGTGAAAACCACCAGAACAGTACAGCTGTTCCTTCAG GAAGTATTGATGAAGATGTTGTGGTGATTGAAGCATCCTCCACTCCCCAGGTTACTgctaatgaagaaataaatgttacCTCAACTGATAGTGAAGTGGAGATTGTCACAGTTGGTGAAAGCTACAG GTCTCGTTCAACACTTGGACATGCAAGATCACACTGGGGCCAAAACTCTGGTTCTCATGCTGCACGACCTCAAGAACAGCGGAACCGCAGTAGGATCTCCACAGTCATACAGCCGCTGAGACAGAATGCAGCAGAAGTAGTGGACCTTACAGTAGATGAAGATG AGCCGACAGTTGTGCCAACCACACCAGCTAGAGTGGAGCCGCAGGTCACGAGTTCTTCTACCAGTAACAGTTCTAGTAGGTCTACCTCAGAGCAGACCTCTGATTCATCTCAGCAGACCTCTGATTCATCTCCAGACGTCTCCAACATCCAGCCCTCTGCAACACCAGAGACAACTGCTAGTCTTCCCAGTGGCGGCACTGCTGGCAGTTCACCTGGAG ATGATATCAGAAGAACTGCATCTAATACGACACTGGAAACTGGCCCTCCAGCCATGCCAAGGTTACCATCGTGCTGCCCTCAGCATTCTCCTTGCGGAGGACCTTCACAGACTCATCATGCATTGGGGCACCCACATACaagctgctttcagcagcatgGCCACCACTTTCaacatcaccaccaccaccaccacaacccTCATCCAGCTGTTCCACTATCTCCTTCATTCAGTGACTCCAGCTGCCCTGTTGAAAGGCCACCTCCAGTGCCTGCACCTTGTGGAGCGAGCAGCAGTTCTGGCACCAGTTACCATGACCAG CAGGCATTGCCAGTAGACTTAAGCAGCAGCGCTATAAGAAGTCATGGTAGTGGTGCTTTTCATGGAACATCTGCTTTTGACCCCTGCTGTCCTGGTTCTTCATCTCGAACTGCAATTTATGGGCACCAGGCTAGTGCTGGTCCAAGCCAATCAATAACAATAGATGGATATGGATCAAGTATGGTTGCGCAGCCACagcctcagcctcctcctcagGCATCGCTCTCTTCCTGTCGGCATTATATGCATTCTCCTT ATGCTTCTTTGACCAGACCTCTTCACCATCAAGCTTCTGCATGTCCTCACTCTCATGGAAATCCTCCACCACAGCCACAACCTCCACCTCAAGTAGATTATGTTATCCCTCATCCAGTGCATCCTTTCCATCCTTCAATCTCCTCTCATGCATCTTCTCATCCTGTTCCACCTCCACCACCAACTCATCCTTTAGCCAGTGCAGCTGCTCCAATACCACAGCATCTTCCTGCAACACACCAGCCTATATCCCATCACATCCCTGCAACAGCACCTCCACCACAGAGGCTACATCCTCATGAGGTGATCCAGAGGATGGAGGTCCAGAGAAGAAGAATGATGCAACACCCAAC ACGTGCTCATGAGCGGCCTCCTCCACATCCTCACAGAATGCATCCCAATTATGGTCATGGGCATCACATTCATGTGCCTCAGACAATGTCTTCCCATCCTCGGCAAGCTCCAGAGAGATCTGCCTG GGAACTGGGAATTGAAGCTGGTGTGACTGCAGCTACTTACCCTCCAGGGCCCTTGCATCCTCACTTGGCCCACTACCATGCACCTCCTCGGCTTCATCACTTGCAGATAGGGGCGCTTCCTCTAATG GTACCAGACATGGCGGGCTACCCTCACATCCGTTACATTTCATCGGGATTGGATGGAACATCATTCAGAGGCCCTTTCAGGGGCAATTTTGAG GAGCTGATTCATTTGGAGGAACGATTAGGCAATGTTAATCGTGGAGCAACACAGGGAACTATAGAAAGATGCACATATCCACATAAATACAAAAAG AGGAAACTGCACTGCAAACaagatggggaggaaggaaCAGAAGAAGACACTGAGGAAAAGTGTACCATTTGTTTGTCTATATTGGAGGAAGGTGAAGATGTCAG GCGCCTGCCATGTATGCACCTTTTCCACCAAGTATGTGTGGATCAGTGGTTGATTACTAACAAGAAGTGCCCCATTTGCAGAGTGGACATTGAGGCTCAACTGCCTAGTGAAAGTTGA
- the RNF111 gene encoding E3 ubiquitin-protein ligase Arkadia isoform X4, whose translation MSKWTPECNILYTLKADMKSEVPSDAPKRQESLKGILLNPEPTGAAKSFPAEVEMIASKVGNEFSHLCGDSQKQKDMNGNRTDQDKNVVVRKKRKSQQAGPSYTQNCPNKENQEIIGLRQHLETQSEDNDSSFSDCISSPSSSLHFGDSDTVTSDEEKDAPVRHPQAVLNATSRTHSARSQKWPRTEADSVPGLLMKRPCFHSSSLRRLPYRKRFVKTSSSQRTQNQKERILMQRKKREVLARRKYALLPSSSSSSENDITSDSSSSSSTEGEEDLFVSPGENHQNSTAVPSGSIDEDVVVIEASSTPQVTANEEINVTSTDSEVEIVTVGESYRSRSTLGHARSHWGQNSGSHAARPQEQRNRSRISTVIQPLRQNAAEVVDLTVDEDEPTVVPTTPARVEPQVTSSSTSNSSSRSTSEQTSDSSQQTSDSSPDVSNIQPSATPETTASLPSGGTAGSSPGDDIRRTASNTTLETGPPAMPRLPSCCPQHSPCGGPSQTHHALGHPHTSCFQQHGHHFQHHHHHHHNPHPAVPLSPSFSDSSCPVERPPPVPAPCGASSSSGTSYHDQQALPVDLSSSAIRSHGSGAFHGTSAFDPCCPGSSSRTAIYGHQASAGPSQSITIDGYGSSMVAQPQPQPPPQASLSSCRHYMHSPYASLTRPLHHQASACPHSHGNPPPQPQPPPQVDYVIPHPVHPFHPSISSHASSHPVPPPPPTHPLASAAAPIPQHLPATHQPISHHIPATAPPPQRLHPHEVIQRMEVQRRRMMQHPTRAHERPPPHPHRMHPNYGHGHHIHVPQTMSSHPRQAPERSAWELGIEAGVTAATYPPGPLHPHLAHYHAPPRLHHLQIGALPLMELIHLEERLGNVNRGATQGTIERCTYPHKYKKRKLHCKQDGEEGTEEDTEEKCTICLSILEEGEDVRRLPCMHLFHQVCVDQWLITNKKCPICRVDIEAQLPSES comes from the exons ATGTCTAAATGGACTCCTGAATGTAATATACTCTATACTCTAAAAGCGGATATGAAGAGTGAAGTTCCTTCTGATGCACCAAAGAGACAGGAGAGTCTGAAGGGGATCCTCTTGAACCCTGAGCCTACTGGGGCAGCCAAAAGCTTCCCTGCGGAAGTTGAGATGATTGCCAGTAAAGTAGGGAATGAGTTCTCTCACTTATGTGGTGATTCTCAAAAGCAAAAGGACATGAATGGCAACCGTACAGACCAAGACAAAAATGTTGTGGTGCGAAAAAAACGCAAGAGCCAGCAGGCTGGTCCTTCGTATACTCAAAATTGTCCTAAcaaggaaaaccaagaaatcATAGGATTAAGACAGCATCTAGAAACACAGAGTGAAGACAATGATTCTTCTTTTAGTGACTGTATCTCTTCACCTTCATCTAGCCTACATTTTGGAGACTCTGACACAGTAACatctgatgaagaaaaagatgctcCTGTAAGACACCCTCAGGCAGTGTTGAATGCTACGAGTAGAACTCACAGTGCAAGGTCACAAAAATGGCCTCGGACTGAGGCAGACTCTGTACCTGGGCTATTAATGAAAAGGCCCTGTTTTCACAGCAGTTCTTTAAGAAGACTTCCATATAGGAAGAGATTTGTGAAAACAAGCTCATCGCAGAGGACACAGAACCAAAAAGAACGAATTttaatgcagaggaaaaagcGGGAAGTGTTAGCTCGGAGGAAGTATGCATTACTGCCCAGTTCTAGCAGTTCCAGTGAGAATGATATTACTAGTGATTCTTCTTCCAGTTCATCTACCGAAGGGGAGGAAGACTTATTTGTGTCGCCTGGTGAAAACCACCAGAACAGTACAGCTGTTCCTTCAG GAAGTATTGATGAAGATGTTGTGGTGATTGAAGCATCCTCCACTCCCCAGGTTACTgctaatgaagaaataaatgttacCTCAACTGATAGTGAAGTGGAGATTGTCACAGTTGGTGAAAGCTACAG GTCTCGTTCAACACTTGGACATGCAAGATCACACTGGGGCCAAAACTCTGGTTCTCATGCTGCACGACCTCAAGAACAGCGGAACCGCAGTAGGATCTCCACAGTCATACAGCCGCTGAGACAGAATGCAGCAGAAGTAGTGGACCTTACAGTAGATGAAGATG AGCCGACAGTTGTGCCAACCACACCAGCTAGAGTGGAGCCGCAGGTCACGAGTTCTTCTACCAGTAACAGTTCTAGTAGGTCTACCTCAGAGCAGACCTCTGATTCATCTCAGCAGACCTCTGATTCATCTCCAGACGTCTCCAACATCCAGCCCTCTGCAACACCAGAGACAACTGCTAGTCTTCCCAGTGGCGGCACTGCTGGCAGTTCACCTGGAG ATGATATCAGAAGAACTGCATCTAATACGACACTGGAAACTGGCCCTCCAGCCATGCCAAGGTTACCATCGTGCTGCCCTCAGCATTCTCCTTGCGGAGGACCTTCACAGACTCATCATGCATTGGGGCACCCACATACaagctgctttcagcagcatgGCCACCACTTTCaacatcaccaccaccaccaccacaacccTCATCCAGCTGTTCCACTATCTCCTTCATTCAGTGACTCCAGCTGCCCTGTTGAAAGGCCACCTCCAGTGCCTGCACCTTGTGGAGCGAGCAGCAGTTCTGGCACCAGTTACCATGACCAG CAGGCATTGCCAGTAGACTTAAGCAGCAGCGCTATAAGAAGTCATGGTAGTGGTGCTTTTCATGGAACATCTGCTTTTGACCCCTGCTGTCCTGGTTCTTCATCTCGAACTGCAATTTATGGGCACCAGGCTAGTGCTGGTCCAAGCCAATCAATAACAATAGATGGATATGGATCAAGTATGGTTGCGCAGCCACagcctcagcctcctcctcagGCATCGCTCTCTTCCTGTCGGCATTATATGCATTCTCCTT ATGCTTCTTTGACCAGACCTCTTCACCATCAAGCTTCTGCATGTCCTCACTCTCATGGAAATCCTCCACCACAGCCACAACCTCCACCTCAAGTAGATTATGTTATCCCTCATCCAGTGCATCCTTTCCATCCTTCAATCTCCTCTCATGCATCTTCTCATCCTGTTCCACCTCCACCACCAACTCATCCTTTAGCCAGTGCAGCTGCTCCAATACCACAGCATCTTCCTGCAACACACCAGCCTATATCCCATCACATCCCTGCAACAGCACCTCCACCACAGAGGCTACATCCTCATGAGGTGATCCAGAGGATGGAGGTCCAGAGAAGAAGAATGATGCAACACCCAAC ACGTGCTCATGAGCGGCCTCCTCCACATCCTCACAGAATGCATCCCAATTATGGTCATGGGCATCACATTCATGTGCCTCAGACAATGTCTTCCCATCCTCGGCAAGCTCCAGAGAGATCTGCCTG GGAACTGGGAATTGAAGCTGGTGTGACTGCAGCTACTTACCCTCCAGGGCCCTTGCATCCTCACTTGGCCCACTACCATGCACCTCCTCGGCTTCATCACTTGCAGATAGGGGCGCTTCCTCTAATG GAGCTGATTCATTTGGAGGAACGATTAGGCAATGTTAATCGTGGAGCAACACAGGGAACTATAGAAAGATGCACATATCCACATAAATACAAAAAG AGGAAACTGCACTGCAAACaagatggggaggaaggaaCAGAAGAAGACACTGAGGAAAAGTGTACCATTTGTTTGTCTATATTGGAGGAAGGTGAAGATGTCAG GCGCCTGCCATGTATGCACCTTTTCCACCAAGTATGTGTGGATCAGTGGTTGATTACTAACAAGAAGTGCCCCATTTGCAGAGTGGACATTGAGGCTCAACTGCCTAGTGAAAGTTGA